In the genome of Neovison vison isolate M4711 chromosome 3, ASM_NN_V1, whole genome shotgun sequence, one region contains:
- the LOC122903341 gene encoding 2'-5'-oligoadenylate synthase-like protein 2: MAFFEVPSYTPADTLSVFVEQNLQPDPDWKEEVKDAWQRIERFFRERCFRDELVLDQEVRVLKVVKGGSSGKGTTLNYSSDVDLVLFLSCFSSFQDQADHREFVINFIKKRLTKYSRSLAYSITMVPRKETTRVPRSLSFQVQLRKNSKAIGVDVLPAYDALKNFCRDSKPSPEIYEDLITSRAPPGEFSPSFTELQRHFVKSRPVKLKNLLRMVKYWHQQKLKPKYRNAALPPKYALELLTIYAWEIGTNQSDNFSLDEGYRAVMELLINYQNICIYWTKYYDFQNETVRIYVKQRLKERRPVILDPADPTNNLGSKKRWDLVAREAVRELEQACFRTEDPNQAWYIQPARDVQVTVKKAGEEAWTFSVNPYSPIWKMKIEIRRIWGFDGQQRLSFQEPGGERQMLSSRKTLADYGIFSKVNIRVLETFPPEIQVFVKDSKGHSKPFAIHPENSIRDLKEKIEEAGGLSVVDQILKFQSRTLRNHRSLSDLQIKDCDTILLTRRT, translated from the exons ATGGCGTTCTTTGAGGTCCCGTCTTACACCCCTGCAGACACGCTGTCTGTCTTCGTGGAGCAGAACCTTCAGCCCGACCCGGACTGGAAGGAGGAAGTGAAGGATGCCTGGCAGAGAATAGAGCGTTTCTTTCGGGAACGCTGCTTCCGTGATGAGCTGGTTCTAGACCAGGAAGTCAGGGTGCTGAAGGTGGTGAAG GGTGGCTCCTCTGGGAAGGGGACAACGCTGAACTACAGCTCTGATGTGGACTTGGTCTTGTTCTTGAGCTGCTTCTCCAGCTTCCAAGACCAGGCAGACCACCGCGAATTTGTCATCAACTTCATCAAGAAGAGACTGACCAAGTACAGCAGGAGCCTGGCCTACAGCATCACCATGGTCCCACGGAAAGAGACCACCAGGGTCCCCCGCTCGCTGTCCTTCCAGGTCCAGCTCCGGAAGAACAGTAAAGCCATTGGAGTGGATGTGCTCCCAGCCTATGATGCTCTGA AAAATTTTTGCCGGGACTCTAAACCATCACCGGAAATCTATGAAGACTTAATAACCAGTCGTGCCCCCCCTGGGGAATTCTCTCCAAGCTTCACAGAGTTGCAGCGGCACTTTGTGAAAAGTCGCCCTGTTAAGCTAAAGAACCTCTTGCGGATGGTGAAGTACTGGCACCAGCAG AAATTGAAACCTAAATATCGAAATGCAGCATTGCCCCCAAAATATGCACTGGAGCTATTGACCATCTATGCCTGGGAAATAGGCACAAACCAAAGCGACAACTTCAGCCTGGATGAAGGGTATAGAGCTGTGATGGAACTCCTCATCAATTATCAAAACATCTGCATATATTGGACCAAGTACTATGATTTCCAAAACGAGACTGTCAGAATCTATGTCAAACAACGTTTGAAGGAACGCAG gccAGTTATCCTGGACCCAGCTGATCCTACCAACAACCTGGGAAGCAAAAAGAGATGGGACCTGGTGGCCAGAGAGGCTGTTCGGGAACTGGAACAGGCCTGTTTCAGGACTGAAGACCCCAACCAGGCCTGGTACATACAG ccAGCAAGGGATGTCCAGGTGACGGTGaaaaaggcaggagaggaggccTGGACATTCTCAGTGAACCCCTACAGTCCCATCtggaagatgaaaatagagatCAGGAGGATATGGGGCTTCGACGGGCAGCAGCGTCTCTCCTTCCAGGAGCCAGGTGGGGAGAGACAAATGCTCAGCAGCCGGAAGACACTAGCAGATTATGGGATCTTCTCTAAAGTGAACATCCGGGTACTAGAGACTTTCCCTCCTGAGATTCAGGTCTTCGTGAAGGACTCTAAAGGCCACAGCAAACCTTTCGCCATCCACCCTGAGAACTCCATCCGTGACTTGAAAGAGAAGATTGAGGAAGCTGGGGGACTTTCTGTGGTGGATCAGATACTAAAATTCCAGAGTCGGACTCTGCGGAATCACCGCAGCCTCTCAGACCTGCAGATTAAAGACTGTGACACCATCCTACTCACGAGGAGAACCTGA